One genomic region from Cryptococcus gattii WM276 chromosome C, complete sequence encodes:
- a CDS encoding uncharacterized protein (Similar to SGTC gene model, INSD accession EAL21850.1), with product MSVRYACSHLDTPAPPLPPSYPSSHPSFFPIEHLYFCEECDALRCDLCVGVEVASYFCPNCLFDVPGANVRADKNRCARSCFSCPQCSSSLSIQASDPPHDDATSGHESAAAPAGPAGPLYLLVCPGCRWSSKQIGWAFEKPTGIALQLLKTWTYPEQVGQEFDHIKDHLDSYISSTTSTTSTTTTTTTTSATPYRPKPSRHISHLTQMAAKALNRPVHGLAVRKRPPGQGQGPGPGGEREKVGWDELEVYKSKATWRAVGLEKGMEDVEAIKMVEQAGWEGVAALDRRWDKSWECDRMSKSSLPQRIPLRTKLTKRCPEPSCRHLLIQPDTKSVRMKIKMVAINYLPILEIGRRRRRGRRGLQRQPQPDMDEEHAGHDAEQREGERRRRERRRTRSGLASMSEEEEERPDTPLVAGETYTFQLALTNPLYDPIQIRLTQPPVPKHAPPANCAVRIATQHFTCNAAKDAWAYEDEDEDVEGGDGDGDGDGSEDTASMTTGSGMTGGLGAGTMGRKTRPSVLAGGGSARDKRREPGVEKRGNISKVPIEVDISETAGGDVEFDLEVRFTYRVEGEGMPGRKGGREEYKHFTFWARVNLGEVYV from the exons ATGTCAGTGCGGTACGCCTGCTCGCATCTGGATACACCGGCACCACCGCTCCCGCCATCCTACCCATCAAGCcatccatccttcttcccgATCGAACATCTTTATTTCTGTGAAGAGTGTGATGCCCTTCGGTGTGATCTCTGTGTCGGCGTCGAAGTCGCCAGTTACTTTTGTCCAAACTGTCTCTTTGACGTCCCTGGCGCCAACGTAAGGGCCGATAAGAACAG ATGCGCGAGATCATGTTTCTCGTGTCCTCAATGTTCATCTAGTTTATCAATACAAGCATCTGATCCTCCTCATGACGATGCTACTTCTGGACACGAATCAGCAGCAGCGCCAGCTGGACCGGCTGGACCTCTGTATCTTCTCGTTTGTCCCGGGTGTAGGTGGTCGAGTAAACAGATTGGTTGGGCGTTTGAAAAACCCACTGGTATTGCCC TGCAACTCTTAAAAACATGGACATACCCTGAACAAGTCGGGCAGGAATTTGATCATATCAAAGATCATCTCGACTCGTATATATCTTCTACAACTTCTACAACTTCTACTACTACtacgacgacgacgacgagcGCGACGCCATATCGACCGAAGCCTTCCCGCCATATTTCACACTTGACGCAGATGGCGGCCAAAGCGTTGAATCGGCCTGTTCATGGACTTGCTGTTCGTAAACGTCCACCTgggcaagggcaagggcCAGGGCCAGGCggggagagagagaaagtGGGGTGGGATGAGTTGGAAGTGTACAAGTCGAAAGCAACTTGGCGAGCGGTGGGATTGGAAAAGGGGATGGAGGATGTTGAAGCGATCAAGATGGTGGAACAAGCGGGGTGGGAAGGTGTGGCTGCGTTGGATAGGCGTTGGGATAAGAGCTGGGAATGTGACCGCATGTCCAA ATCATCGTTACCGCAGAGAATCCCGCTCAGGACGAAACTCACGAAACGATGTCCGGAGCCTAGCTGTCGTCATTTACTGATCCAGCCGGATACGAAAAGTGTGCGTATGAAGATCAAGATGGTGGCGATTAATTATCTGCCCATTTTGGAAATCGGTCGACGACGGCGAAGGGGAAGGCGGGGGCTGCAGCGCCAGCCCCAGCCGGATATGGACGAAGAGCACGCGGGTCATGACGCTGAACAACGCGAGGGCGAGCGGAGGCGACGAGAACGGCGTCGCACCCGATCTGGTTTGGCCAGCATGTcggaggaagaagaggaacgACCCGACACTCCACTTGTCGCCGGCGAAACATACACGTTCCAACTCGCGCTCACCAACCCGCTCTACGACCCGATCCAAATCCGACTCACACAACCGCCCGTTCCGAAACATGCGCCGCCGGCGAATTGTGCGGTACGGATCGCGACGCAGCATTTTACGTGTAATGCGGCGAAAGATGCGTGGGCGtatgaggatgaggatgaggatgtggaaggtggggatggggatggggatggggatgggagTGAGGATACGGCGAGTATGACGACTGGGTCGGGGATGACGGGTGGGTTGGGTGCAGGAACGATGGGACGGAAGACACGACCGAGTGTGCTTGCGGGAGGGGGTAGTGCTCGGGATAAACGTCGGGAACCGGGGGTAGAGAAAAGGGGAAATATCTCAAAAGTCCCGATAGAGGTGGATATCTCTGAAACAGCAGGGGGGGATGTAGAGTTTGATTTGGAAGTGCGGTTTACGTATCGGGTCGAGGGAGAGGGGATGCCGGGGAGAAAGGGTGGGAGAGAAGAGTACAAGCATTTTACGTTTTGGGCGAGGGTCAACCTCGGAGAGGTGTATGTATag